The Streptomyces sp. SS1-1 genome has a segment encoding these proteins:
- a CDS encoding NYN domain-containing protein: MVETQGGGPDDGAAEVLDRPLPDGVRRRVVQIVSDGFGGLTVGELPAQLRQYARFAPNRRAKFAGNAMAAALETDPLFRQRIGEKLREAQPELTGALDSGSAPAAADPLDVAAAAYVLRPAGWVKLVTAAGEEAQRADAERAGEESRAELERLREELAQAREHTRHETERLRAELDAAKKEAESLHRKLRSALSDVKRGEAALRKAQAETEAVRAEGSTQVSAAESETRRLKARLAEAEAALEATRRAAREGRSVEDMRVRLLLDTLLDATQGLRRELALPPVSVRPAETVDAVEPGRMTPKDIAARALSEHDPAILDQLLALPQAHLVVDGYNVTKTGYPQMPLEKQRLRLLGQLSQLAAQTGAEVTCVFDGAELAAPVLLAPPRGVRVLFSKPGVTADELIRQLVRAEPPGRPVIVASTDREVADGVARAGARPVASAVLLKRLS, translated from the coding sequence ATGGTGGAGACACAAGGCGGGGGGCCGGACGACGGCGCCGCTGAGGTGCTCGACCGTCCGCTGCCCGACGGCGTGCGCCGCAGGGTCGTGCAGATCGTGTCCGACGGGTTCGGCGGACTGACCGTGGGCGAACTGCCCGCGCAGCTGCGGCAGTACGCCAGATTCGCGCCGAACCGGCGGGCCAAGTTCGCCGGGAACGCGATGGCGGCCGCGCTGGAGACCGATCCGCTGTTCCGGCAGCGGATCGGGGAGAAGCTCAGAGAGGCCCAGCCGGAGCTCACCGGCGCCCTCGACTCCGGTTCGGCACCCGCGGCCGCGGACCCGCTCGACGTGGCGGCCGCGGCCTATGTGCTGCGGCCCGCGGGCTGGGTCAAACTGGTCACCGCGGCCGGCGAGGAGGCCCAGCGGGCCGACGCCGAGCGGGCCGGCGAGGAGAGCCGCGCCGAGCTGGAGCGGCTGCGCGAGGAGCTGGCGCAGGCCCGCGAGCACACGCGGCACGAGACCGAGCGGCTGCGCGCCGAGCTGGACGCGGCGAAGAAGGAGGCCGAGTCGCTGCACCGCAAGCTGCGCTCGGCCCTCAGCGACGTCAAGCGCGGCGAGGCGGCCCTGCGCAAGGCCCAGGCCGAGACGGAGGCCGTACGGGCCGAGGGGAGCACCCAGGTGTCGGCGGCCGAGAGCGAGACCCGGCGCCTCAAGGCGCGGCTCGCGGAGGCCGAGGCGGCCCTGGAGGCCACGCGCCGCGCCGCGCGCGAGGGGCGCAGCGTGGAGGACATGCGCGTACGGCTCCTCCTGGACACCCTGCTGGACGCCACGCAGGGGCTGCGCCGCGAACTGGCCCTGCCGCCGGTGTCGGTGCGCCCCGCCGAGACCGTGGACGCCGTCGAGCCGGGGCGGATGACCCCGAAGGACATCGCCGCGCGGGCGCTGTCCGAGCACGATCCGGCCATCCTCGACCAGCTTCTCGCCCTGCCCCAGGCGCACTTGGTGGTCGACGGCTACAACGTGACGAAGACCGGCTATCCGCAGATGCCGCTGGAGAAGCAGCGGCTGCGGCTCCTCGGCCAGCTCTCGCAGCTCGCCGCGCAGACGGGCGCCGAGGTGACGTGTGTCTTCGACGGGGCCGAGCTGGCCGCGCCGGTGCTGCTGGCGCCGCCGCGCGGTGTGCGGGTGCTCTTCTCCAAGCCGGGGGTGACGGCCGACGAGCTGATCCGGCAGCTCGTGCGCGCCGAGCCGCCCGGCCGCCCGGTCATCGTCGCCTCGACGGACCGCGAGGTCGCGGACGGGGTCGCGCGCGCCGGCGCACGCCCGGTGGCATCTGCGGTACTTCTCAAGCGCCTGTCCTGA
- a CDS encoding rhomboid family intramembrane serine protease: protein MIRTWRPARSPARSGTAGRRPSAPVTHTLIVLCAALFLAGPAAGLNPAFGSGEELLAAQRSYFHRWGVVPAELFTGAPRAALTPLTALFVHGSWVHLLGNMLFLYVFGAMTEERMGRAQFTLFCLGCGYLALLGYAAANDDSTQPLVGASGAISAVLGAFLFLFPTARVTSLLPFLLFLPLRFPAWVVLPFWVAVQWVAASRAGAGPGVAYLAHLVGFGLGFGYAWARFGRRTRVRSTRAPAPEGENKP from the coding sequence ATGATCCGCACCTGGCGCCCGGCGCGCTCCCCGGCCCGGTCCGGCACCGCGGGCCGCAGACCGTCGGCGCCGGTCACCCACACCCTGATCGTCCTGTGCGCCGCGCTGTTCCTGGCCGGCCCGGCGGCCGGGCTCAACCCGGCGTTCGGCTCCGGCGAGGAGCTGCTCGCCGCCCAGCGGTCCTACTTCCACCGCTGGGGGGTGGTGCCCGCAGAGCTCTTCACGGGCGCGCCCCGGGCGGCGCTGACCCCGCTCACGGCCCTGTTCGTGCACGGCAGCTGGGTGCACCTGCTCGGCAACATGCTCTTCCTCTACGTCTTCGGCGCGATGACCGAGGAGCGGATGGGCCGGGCGCAGTTCACGCTGTTCTGCCTGGGCTGCGGCTATCTGGCCCTGCTGGGCTACGCCGCCGCGAACGACGACTCCACCCAGCCTCTGGTCGGCGCGTCCGGGGCGATCTCGGCGGTCCTCGGCGCGTTCCTCTTCCTGTTCCCCACGGCACGGGTGACAAGCCTGCTGCCGTTCCTGCTCTTCCTGCCGCTGCGCTTCCCCGCCTGGGTGGTGCTGCCCTTCTGGGTGGCCGTCCAGTGGGTCGCGGCGAGCCGGGCGGGAGCGGGGCCGGGGGTGGCGTATCTGGCGCACCTGGTGGGCTTCGGCCTGGGCTTCGGCTACGCGTGGGCGCGCTTCGGGCGGCGCACTAGAGTGAGGAGCACCCGAGCTCCGGCCCCCGAGGGAGAGAACAAGCCGTGA